From a single Fulvivirga ulvae genomic region:
- a CDS encoding SPASM domain-containing protein, protein MNRSVTDGLNFASKLTPKRVWNAGRVVFSYLYSRLTGNPGIAGLPISISFEPTTSCNLRCPECPSGLRSFSRPTGMLQEKLFKKTMDELEGTLMYLLFYFQGEPFLHTRFLDMVKYASKKKIYTATSTNAHYLSDEVARKTVESGLDRLIISIDGTTQETYQAYRVGGKLEKVIEGTKNIIRWKRALKSRTPHIVFQFLVVKPNEHQIEEVKALAKNLGVNEVGLKTAQIYNYEHGSELIPSIDKYSRYKRKTDGSYAIKSKLLNHCWKMWHSCVITWDGKVVPCCFDKDAYHEMGQLQTTGFSELWNSRAYNTFRQTLIRSRSKIEMCRNCTEGTKVWA, encoded by the coding sequence ATGAACAGAAGTGTCACCGACGGTCTTAATTTTGCATCTAAACTTACCCCTAAAAGGGTATGGAACGCTGGTCGTGTGGTATTTAGTTATCTATATTCCAGGCTTACGGGGAATCCGGGAATTGCCGGTTTACCTATCAGTATTTCATTTGAACCTACTACCTCATGTAATCTGCGATGTCCCGAATGCCCGAGTGGCCTCAGGTCGTTTAGCCGACCAACAGGTATGCTTCAGGAAAAGCTCTTTAAAAAGACAATGGATGAGCTGGAGGGAACCTTGATGTATTTGCTGTTTTATTTTCAGGGAGAGCCTTTTTTGCATACAAGATTCCTGGATATGGTTAAGTATGCGTCAAAGAAAAAAATTTATACTGCAACATCAACCAATGCGCATTATCTTTCTGATGAAGTGGCCAGGAAAACCGTTGAATCAGGGCTGGACAGACTAATTATTTCTATTGACGGAACTACGCAGGAAACCTACCAGGCATATAGGGTAGGAGGTAAGCTTGAAAAGGTAATAGAAGGCACGAAAAACATTATCAGGTGGAAGAGAGCACTTAAGTCCCGAACGCCACATATAGTTTTCCAGTTTTTGGTAGTTAAGCCGAACGAGCACCAGATAGAGGAGGTAAAAGCACTGGCCAAAAATTTGGGGGTAAATGAAGTTGGGTTGAAGACGGCCCAGATATATAACTATGAGCATGGCTCTGAACTTATTCCCTCAATAGACAAATATTCGAGGTATAAAAGGAAAACGGATGGCTCTTATGCTATAAAGAGTAAGCTATTAAATCATTGCTGGAAAATGTGGCACTCATGTGTTATCACATGGGATGGAAAAGTAGTGCCTTGTTGCTTTGATAAAGATGCATATCATGAAATGGGACAATTGCAAACCACGGGTTTTTCCGAGCTCTGGAATAGCCGTGCTTACAATACTTTCAGACAAACATTGATCAGGTCCAGAAGCAAAATTGAAATGTGCCGGAATTGTACCGAAGGTACAAAAGTATGGGCTTAG
- a CDS encoding lipoprotein N-acyltransferase Lnb domain-containing protein has product MKNIWLLFILFPLISNSQNLKLSEKADIHILTCGPYQGELYSAFGHSAIRVKDPRKGYDILYNYGVFDFDQPNFYLNFARGHLNYKLGVTEYRNFRDYYIYYNRYIHEQVLNLSHQQKQELFDFLQWNALPENQYYLYDYFYDNCATRVRDALVMAFGDSVQFDGSYINTNYTIRGLTDLYLKQQPWGDLGIDICLGLPMDKVAAPYEYMFLPDYIEKGFNQATIVRAGKRVPLVKKTIVTYDSTLEEDQASVVTPFTLFIILLVIGSMVTYFGFRKGKLYAGFDAILFSVTGLIGWLLLLLWLATDHRAAAGNLNLLWAIPLHFPVALLLIIRKRPLFLKRYFNVIWILSILLLISWAFLPQQLHYALIPFVMLISLRAYYIQRYLSRNETA; this is encoded by the coding sequence ATGAAAAATATCTGGTTATTATTTATACTCTTCCCTTTAATCAGTAACTCTCAAAACCTTAAGCTTTCAGAAAAAGCGGACATTCACATCCTCACCTGTGGTCCATATCAAGGTGAGTTGTACTCTGCGTTTGGACACAGTGCTATCAGGGTAAAGGACCCGCGAAAAGGCTACGACATATTATACAATTATGGAGTTTTTGATTTCGATCAACCCAATTTTTATCTCAATTTTGCCCGCGGTCATCTGAACTATAAGCTAGGTGTAACAGAGTACCGCAATTTCAGGGATTACTACATTTACTATAACCGTTATATCCATGAACAGGTGCTGAACCTCTCGCACCAACAAAAGCAAGAACTTTTTGACTTTCTTCAGTGGAATGCCCTTCCTGAAAACCAATACTACCTGTACGATTATTTCTATGATAATTGTGCCACCAGGGTAAGGGATGCTCTGGTAATGGCGTTTGGAGATAGTGTACAATTTGACGGCTCCTATATAAACACCAACTATACCATCCGGGGACTTACCGATCTTTACCTGAAACAACAACCTTGGGGAGATCTGGGTATAGACATCTGTCTCGGCCTGCCTATGGATAAGGTTGCTGCACCATACGAATATATGTTTCTACCTGACTATATCGAAAAAGGCTTCAACCAGGCCACCATTGTTCGCGCTGGTAAAAGAGTACCACTTGTGAAAAAAACTATCGTTACGTATGATTCAACACTTGAAGAAGATCAGGCCTCAGTGGTTACACCATTCACCTTATTCATCATACTGTTGGTTATAGGGAGCATGGTTACCTATTTTGGCTTTAGGAAGGGTAAATTATATGCTGGTTTCGATGCAATACTGTTTTCAGTCACCGGCCTTATAGGTTGGCTACTGCTGCTCTTATGGCTGGCGACAGATCATCGTGCAGCAGCAGGTAATCTTAACCTTTTGTGGGCTATTCCATTGCATTTTCCAGTTGCACTTTTACTGATAATTCGCAAAAGACCCTTATTTCTAAAGAGGTATTTCAATGTTATATGGATACTAAGTATTCTCCTCCTTATAAGTTGGGCATTTCTCCCTCAACAGTTGCATTATGCCCTTATCCCTTTTGTTATGCTAATTAGTTTAAGAGCTTATTATATTCAAAGATATCTTTCTAGGAATGAAACAGCTTAA
- a CDS encoding SRPBCC domain-containing protein — translation MKQLKTSIEIAASPEKVWNILMDFNLYPDWNPFIISIIGKPKIRERLRVTLQPAGSKPMVFKPQVTLLKKAKQFGWLGSLFMRGLFDGHHVFEIEAITDDKCIFIQREDFSGILVPLLWKSIDTKTRAGFMAMNNKIKDLAEK, via the coding sequence ATGAAACAGCTTAAAACATCAATAGAAATAGCAGCATCACCCGAGAAAGTCTGGAATATACTAATGGATTTTAACCTTTATCCGGACTGGAATCCTTTCATTATAAGTATTATAGGCAAACCAAAAATTAGAGAACGCCTCAGAGTTACACTACAACCGGCCGGATCCAAACCGATGGTTTTCAAGCCGCAGGTTACACTCTTAAAAAAAGCAAAACAGTTTGGATGGCTGGGAAGCCTGTTTATGCGCGGACTTTTTGACGGACATCATGTTTTTGAAATAGAGGCAATCACTGATGATAAGTGTATCTTTATACAGCGGGAAGATTTTAGTGGCATACTTGTGCCTCTGTTATGGAAAAGTATTGACACAAAAACACGGGCCGGCTTTATGGCGATGAATAATAAAATAAAGGACCTTGCCGAAAAATGA